ATGACATTGTGAAATTGTCCTAATGGCTCAAACAGGCATAAAAATACTTATGGTATATCTTGTTAAAATTCACCTGAATGCTAGTGAAAAAAATAGCAGATTTTTGGGATCGCTGCGTAAATAAAACATATCACAAAATTAGgtttattaaaatgataaaatgttGTGTTAAGTTGGagtgaataaataaacattGCTTTAAACTGGGTCAGACTCACGGATGCTGTTGTCCTCCCGGTGTCAGTGTTAAGATGTTCATTTCACACCTTCCAGTAAAATGCtgcatacaaagagcccccaccccccagaatgGCTTCCTGCTGCTGACCTGTGCACACCTGATAGATAGCACGATGTGTAAACAGTGCAGCATGGTGACTCTAGAGGCGCCTCACTGTTGATGGTGTCCAGGCCTGCCGGTGTGCTGTCGCACTTGCACAAGGGCAGCTCATTTCCAAACGTGACTCTCATCGCCTGGACCAGGCCGTGCAGGTCTGTAAGAGGCTGAGGATGAAGAGCGGAGGCAGTCAATGGGGAGCCCAATGCGTGGTTTGGGGAATGACTGTGCTAACAGTGGGGATGAACTCACAATGTTGGTGTTTTATCCCAGGAAAATCTGGTTTACTTCTTAATCCCATTATAATTCACTGCTGGACATACATTTTATAAACATATCCAATATTTTTCTAAGTGCATTAATAAGGTCAGCTTAAGACAATGTCCTAAAGACCCATCCATCGATCAATcaatcttccaactgcttatccagtataggGTGGTGAGGAATGTAGTAAAGATAAATAGATTAATATTTTTAGTACACAAATGAGTGATTATTTCTAAGAAAGAATTGTGCACATGTGCATTGTCTCTTATTCGCTCAGTGGGTGGGCCGGAGACGACACACCGCCATGctctatgtgtggagtttgcatgtcctcctaTTTGCATAGGCTTCTTCCTGCGGTCCAAAGACATGTGACTAAGGGAACTCGTGTCTCTACCCATAAAGACCACAATGTTGGTGTGTCCTGCCATGTACGGGATATCCTGTCCAAGGTGCCCCCTTGCTCTGCCTatgacaggctccaggctctcACAGTGACCCTGCACTAGATTTCTGGTTACGGAAAATAGAAGGACATCGTCCCCTGGTGGCCGTTTGGGGAACAGGCATTTTTCAGCCAGTGCCGTTCTTATTTAATGTGGTACTAGTTAAATGCTACAGAAGAACACGTAACTCACAAAGAAATACACTCACAGGCTTCCAGGTTTGCAGGTAAGGTAAGTCGACCTTGCCGTCACCATCAACGTTTTCTGACCTGACAATCATGCTGCTTTTGGTTGGCTGTATGTAACACATGGGTGGGTGCAGCGGGTAGCTTTGCAGCAGCCATAGGGACACTGGGATGTTACACTCCATCCCTACAGGGAACCAAAAAGAATAGTAACTATGCGGGTCAGGTGGAATCATGTGACCTGAGAAATGATGTCAGAGTGAAACTGATTGGGTGTGGTTTACCTTTGTGACACACTGGGATTGTCCCCGTTAGACACATCAGGTGTCTACTGGAGCCGTCGTTGAACACTGAGCCATGgacatgaatggatgaacgtgGTTTTGAGTCAAATAAAGATCCGAAAAGTAATGAATGGATCAGACACTTACCATAGGTGTCCAACACTGGTTTAAGACTGGTGTACTGGCAGATCACACTCCATATTTCACAAGCAATCAAATGCCTGTGcttgtatttctgtttttcaAATGATAATAATGATAGCAATTATACAAAACAATTAAGTATTTCTATATGAAGAACTGCATTCttgaaatataatgaaaatcGTTTATTTTGATTTGAACAACCCAACGCATAATCAAAGGCGCCTCCCACTGGACTGACACCCCTAGTCAATGATCGAGCTCTGAGGCACGATAATAAACTAATTAAAGGCGTACTTTGGTCAAGTGCATCCCGGTTAAAAGAAATGCATGAAACAGAGAGAGTGCTGCATCAAATCCCGTCTTAAAGCCGCCTTCTCTACTTCTACAGCACAC
The Paramormyrops kingsleyae isolate MSU_618 chromosome 13, PKINGS_0.4, whole genome shotgun sequence DNA segment above includes these coding regions:
- the LOC111859526 gene encoding tumor susceptibility gene 101 protein-like isoform X1, with amino-acid sequence METVRLKKMLSKKYKHRHLIACEIWSVICQYTSLKPVLDTYVFNDGSSRHLMCLTGTIPVCHKGMECNIPVSLWLLQSYPLHPPMCYIQPTKSSMIVRSENVDGDGKVDLPYLQTWKPPLTDLHGLVQAMRVTFGNELPLCKCDSTPAGLDTINSEAPLESPCCTVYTSCYLSDGFLSLPVSQTQTEAQWSARKGSKVILSREDVYSSNESKC
- the LOC111859526 gene encoding tumor susceptibility gene 101 protein-like isoform X2 encodes the protein METVRLKKMLSKKYKHRHLIACEIWSVICQYTSLKPVLDTYGMECNIPVSLWLLQSYPLHPPMCYIQPTKSSMIVRSENVDGDGKVDLPYLQTWKPPLTDLHGLVQAMRVTFGNELPLCKCDSTPAGLDTINSEAPLESPCCTVYTSCYLSDGFLSLPVSQTQTEAQWSARKGSKVILSREDVYSSNESKC